Genomic segment of Geminocystis herdmanii PCC 6308:
TTAAATTTATCTGGTGTTAATATTGATAACGCACAGGTTGAAAGAGCCAGAAAAGTTATTACACCACAAAATAATAATAGTATTGAATTTATTAATGCTAATGCCTGTGATTTACCTAATTTTAATCGATTATTTGACTACTCGATCGCCCTAGAATGTATCTTTGCTTTTCCCAGTCGAGAAATCTTTTTTCAACAAGTCAAAAAAAATTTAAAATCTTCAGGAAAATTGATTATTGTTGACTTTATTATTAATCCCAATATTAGAAAATTTTGGCTATGGTTTGAAACTCAAATTCTAAGTAGATTAATTACGGATACCTATGGTTCAAAAGCAACAAATCAAGTCGAATTTATCGGCATAAAAGACTATGAAAATATAGGTAATAAAACAGGCTTTAAACTAGAAAAAGTAATAGATATAAATAAGAATGTACAGCCAACTTACCCCGTTATCAATAAATTAATTGTTGATAATTTTAATGATTTCATGACAGCAAAAGGATTAGAAATTTTTAGTCAATTAAATTTAATTAATTACCAAATTTTAGTTTTTTCATCTATATAGAAATCTTAAATAAATTGAGAAGATTTATGAATGAAGATAATTTTTTTGATATTTATTACTATAGTTTAAACAAACAAAATGAAGAATTATGCGGTGATCAAGTAAAATTTACTAAGGGTAAAGATAAAAGTACGATCGTGCTTTCAGATGGGTTAGGTAGTGGAGTAAAAGCGAGTATTTTAGCCACTTTAACCACCGAAATTTTAATCACCATGCTTGATGCAGATTTACCCTTAAAAGAAGTCATTGAAACTATTGTCGGTACTTTGCCTATTTGCCAAGTGAGAAACATTGCTTACGCTACTTTTACCATTATTTCGATCGATCATAATAATAACAAATTTCATGTAATTAACTTTGATAATCCGCCTATTTTTTTATTAAAAAAAGGTGTAATTATTCCATTAAAACATAAAACAGAACAAATCTTAAACAAAAAAATTCAATCCTGTCAAGGAGTATTAGAAAGAGGAGATTTTTTAGGAGCGGCTAGTGATGGAATTTTATATGCAGGGTTAGGAAATACGATGAATTTTGGTTGGGGTTGGGAAAATATAGCTAAATTTATGGAACATATTTTTCGTACAAAAGCCACAAACTCCCGTAATATTATTGAGCCAATTATTAAAGAAACAAAAAAATTATACTGTGATTATATCGGTGATGATGCCACTTTTGTGGGGGTATATATTCGTAAGCCTAAACCATTAATGATTTTTTCTGGTCCTCCTTTAGATGTTACCAAAGATGAAGAATATGCAGAACAATTATTGAGTTTTTCAGGCAGAAAAATTATTTGCGGAGGCACGACTGGTAATATTGTAGCCAATTATATGGGAGAGACGATCGAAATGGATATAATGACGATGAGTAAAGAATTACCCCCCATAGGTAAACTCAAAGAAGTTGATTTAGTCACCGAAGGAATCTTAACAATTTCTAAAGCAAAAGAAGTTTTAATTAAATGTAAATGCGATATAACGAGATTACCCACCGTAAAAAATGGAGCAGTTTTATTAGCAAGAGAAATCTTAGAAGCTGACTCTATTTACTTCTTAATTGGGCAACAAATTAATGAATTTTATCAAAACCCACTGTTACCTAAAAATATCTCCATTAGAAGAAGTTTAATCGAAGATTTAGTTAAATTATTAAGAGATAATCAAAAACATATTATTATCGAATATTGTTAAGTTTAAAACTATAGCAATCTTCCATCATTCGTAAAATTTTTGCCCCCTAACCCCCAAATTTGGGGGAATAAAACAAGGTTTGTAGTGAGGGTTTTAACCCTTTATTCTATTGCCTCAACAAATTTTTTTGCCAATAAATCAATTCCTGTAATCGCTGTACCAACTACCACTGAATAACAGCCTAAATCAAGAGCTTTTCTCACTTCTTCGGGGGTTTTAACTCCACCTTCACAAATAACAGGTTTATCAACGGTTTTAAGCAGTTTCTCGATAAATTCAAAGCTAGGTGGTATCAAATTTTGTGTTGCTTCTGTATAACCGTAAAGGGTAGTACCGATAAAATCTGCACCTGCTTGATTCGCTTCGATCGAACTTTCAAGAGTATCAATATCTGCCATAATAGGCTTCCCCAACTCCTGCTGAATTTTAGTCATAAGATTAGCCATAGTTTCACCATTAGGACGACTACGAAGGGTAGCATCAATAGCAATAATATCCGCACCCGCCTCACTCACAGCAACAGCATCTTCAAAACGAGGGGTAATATAAACAGAAGAATTAAGCCCCATTTGTTTCCATAAACCGATAACAGGAATATCAGGTAACAATTTTTTCACCGCTTTGATATGGCTTGGGCTATCAATTCTCAAACCCTTAGCACCTTGGTTAACACAGGCTTGGGCAATAACGGCAATGATGTCTGGATGATGTAAGGGTGAATCGCTAGGTGCTTGACAGGAAATAATAAGGCTTGATTTTAAGATTTCGAGCATAAATAATAATTAGGTATTAGATGTAGCCCTTTCAACCAGTACATGAATACTAAAATGAAAGACTTTGATAGACTAGATTATAAATTATCTATCAGAGGATGTAGTCGATGTTATCGAGTATTTTAGAAAAATTTGTTCAAGATATTCCCCCATTATCGTTATGCCACAGGCTTTGAGGACTAAAATTTTTACTGTAAGTAGGCAAAATTAATTGTATGTTTACTTTATGAAAAGCACTCATGCAAGAGGCAAAAGACAACAAAGATTGTCAGTTATTTTAATTAATTTAAAAATTCACAATCTATTTTGCATTAGTACTTATCATCAATTACTACTATTATCGGGAAGAACAAATTTGTTCGATTGATTCTGAAGCGGTAGAGTCAGCGGTAGAACAAATAGATGGGCGATTAAAAATTTTAGACTATTTTTGACATTGAAGATTATTAGAATACCATGTGGTTCAGTAGAATAAAAGAGTAAGGGGGTTTTATCCCCCTTCTTTATCAGGTTAAATTAAATTAACCACTTGTATTTATCTTTTAACAGAAAGATTACATTAAGCCTAATTGGGCTAAAATACCTTTTCCAGTTAATAATTCGGTAGCAATACCGATTACAAAACCTAACATTGCTAAACGTCCATTCCAGTTTTCAGCAAATGCGGTAAATCCGACTTTAGTTTCTTTGTTGTCCATGATTTTTGTCTCCGATATATTAAAATTGCGTTGGTGTCAAATAACTTAAATCTAATTTAACATAGATTTTCAAAGTTGACAACAAAACTTTACATTATTCACAAAAAAATTTTAGAACCCACATTCCGCACGTCAAAGTGTATAAATTTAGATTATGAAATGAAATAGTAAAAAAGAACTACGAAGGAAAATCTTGGGGAAGTTTTTTGAGTAAAAATACTGAGTCAGAGTATAGTTTTTTTGCAAAAAAAGAGAACTTCAACTAATTAGTAGAAAACTTAGACAATTTTAGGGATAATGAGGGTTAAAACCTACGAGTCAATTAAAAATCTATTCGATCGAGATCGAAGTCTATTAAATACTTGATAGGAATTTATATGATTAAAAAGGGTTGGGCATTAGTATTGGGGTTAGGTACTGCTTTTATCTCCACTCCCGCACTGGCTGAAATGTTAAATTTAGGTAAGGCTTCCACTGG
This window contains:
- a CDS encoding SAM-dependent methyltransferase, whose translation is MGYFDTLIEKFDENPELEEAFGKHIHWGYWENPANATGTLMDFAIAANNLSKLVIQTAEIQDGVSILDAGCGFGGTISLLNETFHNLNLSGVNIDNAQVERARKVITPQNNNSIEFINANACDLPNFNRLFDYSIALECIFAFPSREIFFQQVKKNLKSSGKLIIVDFIINPNIRKFWLWFETQILSRLITDTYGSKATNQVEFIGIKDYENIGNKTGFKLEKVIDINKNVQPTYPVINKLIVDNFNDFMTAKGLEIFSQLNLINYQILVFSSI
- a CDS encoding high light inducible protein, producing the protein MDNKETKVGFTAFAENWNGRLAMLGFVIGIATELLTGKGILAQLGLM
- a CDS encoding SpoIIE family protein phosphatase, encoding MNEDNFFDIYYYSLNKQNEELCGDQVKFTKGKDKSTIVLSDGLGSGVKASILATLTTEILITMLDADLPLKEVIETIVGTLPICQVRNIAYATFTIISIDHNNNKFHVINFDNPPIFLLKKGVIIPLKHKTEQILNKKIQSCQGVLERGDFLGAASDGILYAGLGNTMNFGWGWENIAKFMEHIFRTKATNSRNIIEPIIKETKKLYCDYIGDDATFVGVYIRKPKPLMIFSGPPLDVTKDEEYAEQLLSFSGRKIICGGTTGNIVANYMGETIEMDIMTMSKELPPIGKLKEVDLVTEGILTISKAKEVLIKCKCDITRLPTVKNGAVLLAREILEADSIYFLIGQQINEFYQNPLLPKNISIRRSLIEDLVKLLRDNQKHIIIEYC
- a CDS encoding N-acetylmannosamine-6-phosphate 2-epimerase codes for the protein MLEILKSSLIISCQAPSDSPLHHPDIIAVIAQACVNQGAKGLRIDSPSHIKAVKKLLPDIPVIGLWKQMGLNSSVYITPRFEDAVAVSEAGADIIAIDATLRSRPNGETMANLMTKIQQELGKPIMADIDTLESSIEANQAGADFIGTTLYGYTEATQNLIPPSFEFIEKLLKTVDKPVICEGGVKTPEEVRKALDLGCYSVVVGTAITGIDLLAKKFVEAIE